In Sphingobacterium zeae, one genomic interval encodes:
- a CDS encoding PqqD family protein, whose protein sequence is MKLRSDLILRTIGSDHLIVDPSQDMVDFSTVYTLNSSAAWLWEELKGKDFDTDTIVELLLENYEVSKDQAASDAAVLLQDFQKQGLLEE, encoded by the coding sequence ATGAAATTAAGATCAGATTTAATTTTAAGAACCATAGGTTCGGATCATTTAATTGTGGACCCGAGCCAGGATATGGTAGACTTCTCAACCGTATATACCCTCAACAGCTCGGCGGCCTGGCTTTGGGAAGAGCTCAAAGGAAAAGATTTCGATACGGACACCATTGTGGAGTTGCTCCTTGAAAATTATGAGGTCAGTAAAGATCAGGCTGCATCTGATGCAGCAGTGTTGCTCCAGGATTTTCAAAAACAGGGATTGCTCGAAGAATAG
- a CDS encoding ABC transporter ATP-binding protein translates to MNSSSLKQHLRWAWSISKGYRSRLSLYFILELICIVLSLLFVYLSKKAVDTATMPGQLPLKWLLIGIIATITLNVGIKGYSGRLMERIKLMLTLELQRNMLDAQMLSVWKLIKNWHTGDIQIRIQTDCEEVANTIANTLLSFVLTAIQLLASVGFLWYMDPMLALMILAISPLFVFSKLYFRKMRKLSQEVKTEESNFANVLQENLRFRLLIRAMSAFRKRRAKLTESQQQLFALKMRQINFSTYTQGAMKVAMNAGYLVAFCWGIYRLQSGLISFGTMTAFLQLVARIQSPILALIAYIPGFVRFRVSADRLLELQAGEMEPQVPQQRLQHTQELRISDLSFRYEDKWVLQNLNLSLKAGEPTAIIGPSGKGKTTLIRLLLALLKPGKGQITLRDRDGERPLSASHRINFAYIPQGNSLFSGTIRENILLHANENHSLDIDEALRIAGAEFVLDLPDGIDTYIGESGIGLSEGQAQRIAIARGLMHDGDIWLFDEVTSALDRATADALIQRLLDYGKPKLCLFVTHDLHLAERCQQRIYLD, encoded by the coding sequence ATGAACAGCAGCAGCCTCAAACAGCACCTGCGCTGGGCCTGGTCCATTAGCAAAGGGTATCGAAGCCGCCTGTCGCTTTATTTTATATTGGAGCTGATCTGCATCGTCCTCTCCCTGCTCTTTGTGTACTTGTCCAAGAAAGCGGTCGATACGGCAACGATGCCGGGCCAACTGCCACTGAAATGGCTGCTGATAGGCATCATAGCCACCATTACCCTCAACGTTGGCATCAAAGGTTACTCCGGGCGACTGATGGAACGCATCAAACTGATGCTGACGCTGGAACTGCAGCGCAACATGCTCGACGCCCAAATGCTCTCCGTCTGGAAGCTGATCAAAAACTGGCATACGGGCGATATTCAGATCCGCATACAAACGGACTGCGAAGAAGTCGCCAATACCATCGCCAATACCCTACTGTCTTTTGTATTGACCGCAATACAGTTGCTGGCCTCGGTCGGATTCCTGTGGTATATGGATCCGATGCTGGCCCTGATGATCCTGGCCATATCACCGCTCTTTGTCTTTTCGAAACTGTATTTCCGAAAAATGCGCAAGCTTAGCCAGGAAGTTAAAACGGAGGAAAGTAACTTCGCTAACGTGCTGCAGGAAAATCTCCGCTTTCGCCTCCTCATCCGCGCCATGAGTGCTTTCCGAAAGAGAAGGGCAAAATTGACCGAAAGCCAACAGCAACTTTTCGCACTAAAAATGCGCCAGATAAACTTCTCCACATATACGCAGGGTGCCATGAAGGTGGCCATGAACGCCGGGTACCTCGTGGCTTTTTGTTGGGGAATCTACCGCTTGCAATCGGGACTGATTTCTTTTGGTACCATGACGGCCTTCTTGCAGCTGGTGGCCCGCATACAGTCGCCCATCCTCGCTTTGATCGCTTATATCCCGGGCTTTGTCCGGTTCCGCGTCTCCGCAGATCGCCTACTGGAACTGCAGGCCGGTGAAATGGAACCGCAAGTGCCACAGCAGCGCCTGCAGCACACGCAGGAGCTCCGCATCAGCGATCTGTCGTTTCGCTATGAAGACAAATGGGTGCTGCAAAATTTGAATCTTTCCCTGAAAGCGGGTGAACCTACCGCTATCATCGGGCCGAGTGGAAAGGGAAAAACTACCTTGATCCGGTTGCTGCTCGCATTGCTGAAACCCGGAAAAGGACAGATTACACTTCGGGACCGGGATGGTGAGCGGCCGCTGTCTGCCAGCCATCGCATCAATTTTGCGTATATACCGCAGGGCAATTCGCTCTTTAGCGGTACAATTCGTGAAAATATACTACTGCACGCCAATGAAAATCATTCTTTGGATATAGACGAAGCCTTACGCATTGCAGGCGCTGAATTTGTCTTGGATCTACCGGATGGCATAGACACCTACATCGGCGAGTCTGGTATCGGGCTATCGGAAGGACAGGCGCAACGCATTGCCATAGCGCGTGGATTGATGCATGATGGGGATATTTGGCTCTTCGATGAGGTCACCTCGGCCTTAGACCGCGCAACGGCTGATGCACTGATACAGCGCTTATTGGACTATGGGAAGCCTAAATTGTGCCTCTTTGTGACGCACGACCTTCACTTGGCTGAACGGTGCCAGCAACGCATCTACCTGGATTAA
- a CDS encoding tyrosine-protein kinase domain-containing protein: MMRGYLADGSKKNELIPNNTGLVDANVETQINDYNTTLLRRNRLIEGSSDANPVVQDLDRALQSMRGNIGRAVDNAIGGLRIKAGNMKKEEQAARGKAMQVPQKQRVMLSVERQQKVKEELYLYLLNKREENAINQAMTEDNIRVIDPAIVTYDPVAPSKMRKLGLGMGIGLILPAIVIMTLSILDTGVRRRQDIEEAIDVPLLGEIPLVNNRRLSQHNILVSGMGRDPLTEAFRILRTNMSFMSREGKHPQTITLTSFIPGVGKTFTSLNLSSTLSFLNKKVIVVDMDLRKGTLSDRMGIIHGKGLSHYLSDINLELDAIIHYNLHGENVDYISIGMEAPNPVELLLSKRLDQLIADLRSRYDYIIIDGVPTGIVADATVVDRVSDLTLFVIRAGKMDKRQLPEIQKIYAEKRLSNLAIILNGLKLGQSGYGYGYGYGYGYGRDERKNGWGKLLRSIRNSFTGSKKHR, translated from the coding sequence ATGATGCGCGGCTATCTGGCCGACGGCAGTAAGAAAAATGAGCTGATTCCAAACAATACCGGACTGGTAGATGCCAATGTAGAAACCCAAATCAACGATTACAACACGACCTTGCTTCGTCGCAACCGCCTTATTGAAGGCAGCAGTGATGCCAATCCGGTGGTTCAGGATCTGGACCGGGCCTTGCAGTCCATGCGCGGCAATATCGGGCGGGCAGTAGACAACGCCATCGGCGGATTAAGGATCAAGGCCGGCAATATGAAGAAAGAAGAGCAAGCTGCACGCGGCAAAGCGATGCAGGTACCGCAAAAGCAACGGGTGATGCTCTCTGTAGAGCGGCAGCAAAAAGTAAAAGAAGAACTTTATCTGTATTTGTTGAACAAGCGCGAGGAGAATGCCATTAACCAGGCCATGACCGAAGACAACATCCGCGTTATCGATCCAGCCATTGTGACGTACGATCCCGTTGCCCCGAGCAAGATGCGCAAGTTGGGCTTAGGGATGGGCATAGGCCTGATATTGCCCGCGATTGTAATTATGACCCTGTCCATTCTCGACACCGGTGTTCGGCGTCGGCAAGATATCGAGGAGGCCATTGATGTACCGCTGTTGGGCGAAATTCCATTGGTCAACAATCGGCGTTTATCGCAGCACAACATTTTGGTGAGCGGTATGGGCAGAGACCCCCTCACGGAGGCTTTCCGCATCCTGCGTACCAATATGAGCTTTATGTCGCGGGAGGGTAAGCATCCGCAGACCATTACCCTGACCTCCTTTATTCCGGGCGTGGGGAAAACCTTTACGTCACTGAATCTATCCAGCACCTTATCTTTTTTAAATAAAAAAGTGATCGTTGTGGATATGGATCTGCGTAAGGGAACATTGAGTGACCGCATGGGCATTATACACGGCAAGGGCCTGAGCCACTATCTTTCCGACATCAACCTCGAACTGGACGCCATTATCCATTACAATTTGCATGGTGAAAACGTAGATTATATCTCCATTGGCATGGAGGCACCCAATCCAGTAGAGCTCTTGCTGAGCAAGCGGCTGGACCAGTTGATTGCCGATTTGCGTAGCCGCTATGATTACATTATCATCGATGGCGTACCCACCGGCATTGTCGCCGATGCCACAGTGGTAGACCGTGTTTCTGACCTGACTTTATTTGTTATCCGGGCAGGTAAAATGGATAAGCGGCAGTTGCCGGAGATCCAAAAAATCTATGCCGAGAAGCGACTTTCCAATCTGGCGATTATTCTGAATGGCCTCAAGTTGGGGCAGTCCGGTTACGGTTATGGCTACGGTTACGGCTATGGGTATGGCCGGGATGAGCGAAAAAATGGCTGGGGTAAACTGCTTCGTTCCATTCGAAATAGCTTTACCGGCAGCAAAAAGCACCGATAA
- a CDS encoding polysaccharide biosynthesis/export family protein, with the protein MKRQILAMILLGVSLLSSCMSPKKVVYVNDMVPNIAYRALEVPMLKLQQSDRLSITVSAKNPELAAPFNVMGGSYTVVEKENGLSSGSAGTGGPSYLIDQQGNITFPILGNLHLEGLTLEQVRDLLSQRLSDGGYIKDAIVKVELLNLKVNVMGEVNRVGIIDVPDSRINLLEAISKAGGVTRNAASDRVTVIREENGVRKKMLTNVGSQDIFDSPAYYLQQNDIVYVEPIAAENTPREDRSWRFTTIATGIVTVILTAINLLK; encoded by the coding sequence ATGAAAAGACAAATTTTAGCAATGATTTTACTTGGTGTTAGCCTACTGAGTTCGTGCATGTCACCCAAGAAAGTGGTCTATGTCAATGACATGGTACCCAATATAGCCTACCGGGCGCTGGAAGTACCGATGTTAAAATTACAGCAGAGCGATCGGCTTAGCATTACCGTGAGCGCGAAAAACCCCGAGCTCGCCGCACCTTTCAATGTGATGGGCGGCAGCTACACGGTTGTTGAGAAGGAAAATGGTTTGAGTAGCGGCTCGGCCGGTACCGGCGGTCCAAGTTACCTCATCGATCAGCAGGGCAATATTACCTTTCCGATCCTGGGCAACCTGCACCTCGAAGGGTTGACGCTGGAGCAGGTTCGCGATCTGCTGTCGCAGCGCTTGTCCGACGGTGGCTATATCAAAGATGCCATTGTGAAAGTCGAACTGCTCAATCTTAAGGTCAACGTGATGGGCGAAGTCAACCGTGTAGGCATTATCGATGTGCCCGACTCGCGTATCAATTTGCTTGAAGCCATTTCTAAAGCTGGCGGAGTCACCCGCAATGCTGCTTCAGACCGTGTAACGGTCATTCGTGAAGAAAATGGCGTCCGAAAAAAGATGCTGACCAATGTGGGGTCGCAGGATATTTTTGATTCCCCGGCGTACTACCTGCAGCAAAATGATATTGTGTATGTAGAGCCTATCGCTGCGGAGAATACACCGCGCGAAGATCGGAGCTGGCGCTTCACCACCATTGCTACAGGTATCGTTACTGTGATCTTGACCGCCATAAACCTGCTTAAATAG
- a CDS encoding nucleotidyltransferase family protein translates to MKNTKIQAAFLFLLRSGLWGKKQQHNEKQFFPLSDAEWSGLYRRANEQTVQGIVYDGLLCLDKDHLPPRQLQIKWSVQIDRIERSHRRTNSQIAEQYAFFKKRKLSPLLLKGQGVAESYRFPEHRVCGDIDWYFETTRQCTLAGLHLIKNRIPRIHVGGQVYRWTASEMDLHDRLFDLHNPFCKRLLNQYRKDFPDTTLSISGQDVAVLAPQVQVVQVTAHILKHSLAFGIGLRQFCDLAALYHRYRHLLDGVRLEQLYRRIGLLRWIAPVHQFLVNELGLAKDKLPFTSPAGGSGMDILQEVWQSGNFGFYDEAYVQRIDGTFLARKGRTEAILRRIVRYFPYVPKEAFWFPIIHFLNRRGA, encoded by the coding sequence ATGAAAAATACTAAAATTCAAGCGGCCTTCTTGTTCCTCTTGCGCAGCGGACTTTGGGGCAAGAAACAGCAACATAACGAAAAGCAGTTCTTTCCCTTATCCGATGCGGAGTGGAGCGGGCTCTATCGCCGGGCGAACGAGCAGACCGTCCAAGGGATTGTTTACGACGGCCTTTTGTGCCTAGACAAGGACCATTTGCCGCCGCGTCAGCTGCAGATCAAATGGTCGGTGCAGATTGACCGGATCGAACGGAGCCATCGCCGTACCAATAGCCAGATTGCCGAGCAGTATGCCTTTTTCAAAAAGCGTAAACTCAGTCCACTGCTGTTGAAGGGGCAGGGCGTCGCGGAGAGCTACCGCTTTCCCGAACATCGCGTCTGTGGCGATATCGACTGGTATTTTGAAACCACGCGCCAGTGTACCCTGGCAGGCCTCCATCTCATCAAAAACCGCATCCCTCGCATCCATGTTGGCGGGCAGGTGTATCGTTGGACAGCAAGTGAAATGGATCTGCATGACCGGCTTTTCGATCTCCACAATCCTTTTTGCAAGCGATTATTGAACCAGTACAGGAAGGATTTCCCCGATACCACCCTGTCTATATCCGGGCAGGACGTCGCCGTGTTGGCGCCACAGGTTCAAGTTGTTCAGGTGACGGCACATATTCTCAAGCATTCCCTGGCTTTTGGCATTGGGCTTCGTCAATTCTGCGACCTGGCGGCACTTTATCACCGTTACCGGCACCTGCTGGATGGCGTGCGGTTAGAGCAGCTTTACCGCAGGATCGGCCTGTTGCGCTGGATTGCTCCGGTGCATCAGTTTTTGGTCAATGAGCTTGGCTTGGCAAAAGACAAACTTCCGTTTACCAGCCCTGCTGGCGGCTCCGGAATGGATATCCTTCAGGAAGTGTGGCAGAGCGGCAACTTTGGTTTTTACGATGAAGCTTATGTACAACGTATTGACGGCACTTTTTTGGCGCGTAAAGGACGTACCGAAGCCATACTGCGACGTATTGTCCGCTATTTTCCCTACGTTCCGAAAGAAGCTTTCTGGTTCCCGATTATTCATTTTTTAAACCGACGCGGCGCATAA
- a CDS encoding glycosyltransferase — MRILQLGKFYPIRGGVEKVMYDLMLGLSEGGVCCDMLCASTEDHPAAEIQVNPYARLFVVHTSVKIAGTMLAPAMIAKLRKIAGQYDIIHIHHPDPMASLALYLSGYRGRVVLHWHSDILKQKNLLKLYKPLQSWLINRAEQIVGTTPVYVEQSPFLQQVKAKIDFIPIGVNPVGYDGAAVAALRSRYPGKTIIFSLGRLVEYKGYAYLIQAMQQLDARFHLIIGGKGPLEEQLHQLIADLNLQDRVSMVGFVSDDDIPTYFGAADIFCLSSIWKTEAFAIVQIEAMSCGKPIVSTAIPGSGVSWVNQDQVSGLVVAPENATALAAAIQQIGTDSWCYQTYAEGGRKRYLANFTREKMIAKCRRIYEKY; from the coding sequence ATGAGAATATTACAACTTGGAAAATTTTATCCCATACGCGGCGGTGTAGAGAAAGTGATGTACGACCTGATGCTCGGTTTATCCGAGGGCGGAGTATGCTGTGATATGCTTTGCGCATCGACCGAAGATCATCCTGCCGCCGAAATACAGGTAAATCCCTATGCGCGGTTATTTGTTGTGCATACCTCCGTTAAAATTGCAGGCACCATGTTGGCTCCGGCAATGATCGCCAAGCTGCGGAAAATTGCTGGACAATATGATATCATTCACATTCACCATCCCGATCCGATGGCCAGTCTGGCACTTTACCTGTCGGGCTACCGGGGGCGGGTTGTGTTGCATTGGCATTCGGATATTTTAAAACAAAAGAACCTGCTCAAACTCTATAAGCCCTTACAGAGCTGGCTGATCAACAGAGCCGAACAGATTGTAGGTACCACCCCCGTTTATGTCGAGCAGTCGCCCTTTTTACAACAGGTAAAGGCCAAAATCGACTTTATTCCCATTGGTGTCAATCCGGTAGGCTACGACGGGGCAGCCGTTGCAGCACTCAGAAGCCGCTATCCGGGCAAGACCATTATCTTTTCCCTGGGTCGGCTTGTGGAGTACAAGGGCTATGCCTACCTCATCCAGGCGATGCAGCAGCTGGATGCGCGTTTTCACCTGATCATTGGTGGTAAGGGGCCGTTGGAGGAGCAGCTTCATCAGCTTATCGCGGACCTCAACCTGCAGGACCGTGTCAGTATGGTTGGCTTTGTGTCCGATGATGACATTCCGACCTATTTTGGCGCTGCCGATATCTTTTGCCTGAGTTCCATCTGGAAAACCGAGGCTTTTGCCATTGTGCAGATCGAGGCCATGTCTTGCGGCAAACCCATTGTGTCGACCGCAATACCGGGCTCCGGTGTCAGCTGGGTCAACCAAGATCAGGTATCGGGACTCGTCGTTGCCCCCGAAAATGCAACAGCGCTGGCTGCTGCCATTCAGCAGATCGGAACCGATTCGTGGTGTTATCAAACCTATGCCGAGGGGGGACGGAAGAGGTATCTAGCAAATTTTACACGCGAGAAAATGATCGCAAAATGTAGGAGGATTTATGAAAAATACTAA
- a CDS encoding glycosyltransferase family 4 protein codes for MSKTIVISAVNLVEAGPLAILKQCLACLSVLAQSGDYRVIALVYKRSLADFPHIEYIETQWPKKRWVNRLYYEYVSMRSISKEIGPVYLWFSLHDTSPSVIAERRAVYCHNAFPFYRWKAHDLFFAPKIALLALFSTYIYKPNIRRNNYLVVQQQWLRKAFHRLFAVPRTKIIVAPPELSAKQHAVCQKKEAPGVFSFVFAGSPNSHKNFEVICRAAALLEQQDTVPFTVHLTVKGDENTYAQWLHRRWGHLKSLHFMGFVSRTQLEDYYAGSDCLIFPSKAESWGLPITEFSAYDKPMLLADLPYAHDTAAGSKCVSFFDPDDPKALATQMGALMRGDRSFLKAVAKEPLDQPFALNWTDLFHTLLK; via the coding sequence ATGAGCAAAACGATCGTTATTTCTGCCGTCAATCTGGTGGAGGCAGGCCCATTGGCCATCCTCAAGCAATGTTTGGCTTGCCTTTCTGTGCTGGCTCAGTCGGGCGACTACCGTGTTATTGCACTTGTATACAAGCGTTCACTGGCCGATTTCCCGCATATCGAATATATCGAAACGCAGTGGCCCAAAAAACGCTGGGTCAACCGCCTCTATTATGAATATGTGTCCATGCGCTCGATATCAAAAGAGATCGGTCCCGTTTACCTTTGGTTTTCGCTGCACGATACCAGTCCGTCGGTGATTGCCGAGCGCCGGGCCGTATACTGCCATAATGCATTTCCTTTTTATCGCTGGAAGGCGCACGATCTTTTTTTTGCACCCAAGATCGCGTTGCTTGCGCTCTTCAGTACATATATCTACAAGCCCAATATTCGGCGCAATAATTATCTGGTGGTGCAGCAGCAATGGTTGCGCAAAGCCTTTCATCGGCTGTTTGCAGTTCCTCGCACTAAAATTATTGTTGCGCCACCCGAGTTATCGGCCAAGCAGCATGCGGTTTGCCAAAAGAAGGAGGCGCCGGGCGTATTCAGCTTTGTATTTGCCGGGTCGCCCAACAGTCACAAGAATTTTGAAGTAATCTGCCGGGCAGCAGCACTGCTCGAGCAGCAGGATACGGTGCCCTTTACAGTACATCTGACGGTGAAGGGCGATGAAAATACATACGCACAGTGGCTGCACCGCAGGTGGGGACATCTGAAATCCCTGCATTTTATGGGCTTTGTGAGCCGTACGCAGCTCGAAGATTACTATGCCGGCAGCGACTGTCTGATTTTTCCATCAAAGGCCGAGTCCTGGGGACTGCCCATTACCGAGTTTTCCGCTTATGACAAGCCGATGCTTTTAGCCGATTTACCCTATGCACACGACACGGCGGCAGGGAGTAAATGCGTGTCATTCTTTGATCCCGACGATCCAAAGGCTTTAGCAACACAAATGGGTGCACTGATGCGCGGCGACCGGTCTTTTTTGAAGGCTGTGGCTAAGGAACCATTGGACCAACCCTTTGCGCTAAACTGGACGGATCTCTTTCATACGCTTTTAAAATAA
- a CDS encoding glycosyltransferase family 4 protein, with protein sequence MKIVYCILGTYNAGGMERVLANKANYLARMGHELTVVTTDQKARAPHFELDPLICQVDLAINYTDDAGLGIFRKILSYKRRQRIHRERLEAVLMPLKADIVISMFDHDVSFLHDITDGSKKVLEIHFSRFKRLQYGRKGLWKLVNTWRSGHDLALAKKYDRFVVLTHEDLTYWKGLKNSVVIPNANTFSVPRRAALTEKRAIAVGRFDYQKGFDQLIEIWKDIQARCPDWKLDIYGQGPLKADMLAQIHALGLDGQIALHAPVKHIMEAYMHSSLVLMSSRYEGLPMTLLEAQASGLPMVAYACKCGPRDIIKPGKNGYLIAEGDRADFADKACRLMEKGVLRQQMGQAAWEMAENFDAERIMRQWLLLFERLMKGEKR encoded by the coding sequence ATGAAAATAGTCTATTGCATCTTGGGAACATATAATGCTGGCGGCATGGAACGCGTATTGGCCAATAAGGCCAACTACCTGGCACGGATGGGGCATGAACTGACTGTTGTGACCACAGATCAAAAAGCACGTGCACCTCATTTTGAACTCGATCCTTTGATCTGCCAGGTAGACCTTGCGATCAATTATACCGACGATGCGGGACTGGGCATTTTTCGTAAAATACTTTCCTATAAGCGTCGGCAGCGTATCCATCGCGAGCGGCTTGAAGCAGTTCTTATGCCCTTAAAGGCCGATATTGTCATTTCCATGTTTGATCACGATGTTAGTTTTCTGCACGACATCACCGATGGGAGCAAGAAAGTCCTTGAAATTCACTTTTCAAGATTTAAACGGCTGCAATACGGTCGCAAAGGACTCTGGAAATTAGTCAATACCTGGCGCAGTGGCCATGATCTGGCCTTGGCCAAAAAATACGATCGTTTTGTGGTGCTCACCCATGAAGACCTGACCTATTGGAAGGGATTGAAAAATAGTGTCGTTATCCCCAACGCCAATACCTTTTCAGTACCTCGGCGGGCAGCGCTTACCGAGAAACGCGCTATTGCTGTCGGGCGGTTTGATTATCAGAAAGGATTTGACCAGCTGATCGAGATCTGGAAGGATATTCAAGCGCGCTGTCCCGACTGGAAGCTCGATATCTATGGGCAGGGTCCCTTGAAAGCCGATATGTTGGCCCAGATCCATGCTTTGGGATTGGACGGGCAGATTGCACTCCACGCGCCAGTCAAACACATTATGGAAGCGTATATGCACAGCTCATTAGTCTTGATGAGTTCGCGCTACGAGGGGCTACCAATGACACTGCTGGAGGCTCAGGCCAGCGGTCTGCCCATGGTTGCCTACGCCTGCAAATGTGGGCCCCGCGATATTATTAAACCCGGTAAGAATGGGTATTTGATTGCCGAAGGCGATCGTGCAGATTTTGCCGATAAGGCCTGCCGGCTCATGGAAAAAGGTGTGCTCCGCCAGCAGATGGGCCAGGCAGCATGGGAAATGGCCGAAAATTTCGATGCGGAACGTATTATGCGCCAATGGCTTTTATTGTTTGAGCGCTTAATGAAAGGAGAGAAGCGATGA
- a CDS encoding glycosyltransferase family 2 protein: protein MSMKSRMETSSMTGQINGMSKRLLAEFLHPNVSNTHMMKILPLVSIITPVYNAQDTLERTLLSLRRQTYGHIEFICVNDASSDLSLAMLHVFAHAVDGREGFTVKIISHPQNKGVSAARNTGLNHASGQFILYVDADDSLETDAVESCVQEALRTGADIVYFQWCLVFQNSERTMLQPTCATPLEAIQAMLAGRMRWNLWLFMVRRSLYEAYSIRFIPGANMGEDLLVTLKLFVHATHICLLDRVLYHYRQDNAGSISKTFSTQHMREVETNIGEIERYLGASQYASAIGPGIDFLKLTIKLPLLVTGQKSDYIRWTNWFSSSDRYILQNRSASLHTRLLQWFASKRQYWAVRMYHLLLLRVFYGIIYK from the coding sequence ATGTCAATGAAGTCAAGGATGGAAACAAGCAGCATGACCGGGCAGATCAACGGTATGAGCAAGAGGTTGTTAGCCGAATTTTTACACCCTAATGTATCCAACACGCATATGATGAAAATTTTACCCTTAGTCAGCATTATCACACCCGTCTATAACGCACAAGACACCCTCGAACGCACGTTACTGTCTTTACGTCGGCAGACCTATGGGCATATCGAATTTATCTGTGTCAACGATGCCAGCAGCGACCTTAGCTTGGCGATGCTGCATGTGTTTGCCCATGCCGTGGACGGTCGAGAAGGGTTTACAGTCAAAATTATTTCCCATCCGCAAAACAAAGGCGTGTCTGCAGCCCGTAATACGGGGTTGAATCATGCTTCGGGCCAGTTTATTCTATATGTCGATGCCGATGACAGCCTGGAGACCGATGCGGTAGAAAGCTGTGTGCAAGAAGCCTTGCGTACTGGAGCGGACATCGTATACTTTCAGTGGTGCCTTGTTTTTCAAAACAGCGAGCGTACCATGCTGCAGCCCACATGTGCAACTCCTTTGGAAGCCATACAGGCCATGCTGGCGGGGCGTATGCGCTGGAATCTGTGGTTATTTATGGTGCGTCGGTCGCTTTATGAGGCGTATTCCATCCGCTTTATACCCGGAGCCAATATGGGCGAAGACCTCTTGGTTACGCTAAAATTATTTGTCCATGCCACGCACATCTGTTTGCTGGACCGCGTATTGTATCATTACCGGCAGGATAATGCCGGCTCGATCAGCAAAACGTTCTCCACGCAGCATATGCGCGAAGTAGAAACCAATATCGGCGAGATTGAGCGCTACCTTGGGGCAAGTCAGTATGCATCGGCTATCGGGCCTGGAATCGACTTTCTCAAATTGACGATCAAATTGCCTTTGCTGGTGACGGGGCAAAAATCAGATTATATCCGCTGGACCAACTGGTTTAGCAGTTCCGACCGCTATATCCTGCAAAACCGCTCGGCGTCGCTGCATACACGCCTCTTACAATGGTTTGCCTCCAAAAGGCAATATTGGGCAGTACGGATGTATCATCTGCTGTTGCTACGGGTTTTCTATGGTATCATCTATAAATAG
- a CDS encoding GT-D fold domain-containing glycosyltransferase: MNIIRRCYLTIRYRLFRLLLPFPKIHTPMETLDKLLQSNLSMARFGDGEFHMINQTEHLGFQDMDDELSQRLRAILSSNSAVCMICIPYGLRSVQHLNAQGSFFWRQFVVFHYRKYIPYFNYSRPYYDACVTRPYMDWQDKSHCVSFFSKLKQLWQDKRILIVEGEMSRLGVGNDLFSGASAIGRIITLSQQAFSCYDALLLETERVGRAYDLVLLALGPTATVLAYDLSHLGLRALDIGHVDIEYEWFLQRAPKKVAIPGKYVNEVKDGNKQHDRADQRYEQEVVSRIFTP, encoded by the coding sequence ATGAATATAATAAGACGTTGCTATTTGACCATTCGGTATCGCCTGTTCAGGTTGCTATTGCCTTTTCCAAAGATTCATACCCCTATGGAAACTTTGGATAAGCTGCTCCAGTCCAACCTTTCGATGGCCCGATTTGGCGATGGCGAATTTCATATGATCAATCAGACCGAGCACCTGGGTTTTCAGGATATGGACGACGAGCTCTCGCAGCGTCTCCGTGCTATTCTGAGCAGCAACAGTGCGGTATGCATGATCTGCATCCCTTATGGCCTGCGTTCGGTACAGCATCTCAATGCGCAGGGAAGTTTTTTCTGGCGGCAGTTTGTGGTGTTTCATTACCGAAAATATATCCCTTACTTCAATTACTCGAGGCCCTATTACGATGCCTGTGTGACACGGCCTTATATGGATTGGCAGGATAAATCGCATTGCGTTAGCTTCTTTTCGAAGCTTAAGCAACTCTGGCAGGACAAGCGCATTTTAATTGTCGAAGGTGAAATGAGCCGCCTGGGCGTGGGCAACGACCTGTTTTCAGGGGCATCGGCTATCGGCCGTATTATTACCCTGTCGCAGCAAGCCTTTAGCTGTTACGATGCCTTGCTACTGGAAACGGAGCGCGTAGGCAGAGCCTATGACCTGGTGCTGCTGGCACTTGGCCCCACGGCTACGGTGCTTGCTTATGATCTTTCGCACCTGGGGTTACGCGCCCTGGATATTGGGCATGTGGATATCGAATACGAATGGTTCCTGCAGCGTGCCCCCAAAAAAGTAGCTATCCCCGGCAAATATGTCAATGAAGTCAAGGATGGAAACAAGCAGCATGACCGGGCAGATCAACGGTATGAGCAAGAGGTTGTTAGCCGAATTTTTACACCCTAA